In Sphingomonas phyllosphaerae, one DNA window encodes the following:
- a CDS encoding endo-1,4-beta-xylanase: MADDAGLDAMARGRGLRFGSALSARPRGASMDNPAYAALLRAECGVLVAENEMKWQHLRPAPGKFDFAAFDRIMAWATANRMAVRGHNLLWQRRKWMPVWLEKYDFGARPSHAAAKIITDHITTVTQRYGKRIASYDVVNEAVTPETGALEATTLSQAMGGTEALLDLAFRTAHAQAPHAELVYNDYMSWEPGNAAHRAGVLRLLEGFRRRGVPVHALGVQSHIVTAGPDTSGSARAYERDWRQFLDAVTGMGYRLLITELDVRDNGLPVDPTVRDRGVADYARRYLDVMFSYPQLRDVVAWGLCDRFSWIGPFEPRADKAARRPCPYDADYRAKPLRATIAQAIAAAPARVA, from the coding sequence TTGGCCGACGACGCTGGGCTCGACGCGATGGCGCGGGGGAGGGGGTTGAGGTTTGGATCGGCGTTGTCGGCGCGTCCGCGTGGCGCATCGATGGACAACCCGGCCTATGCCGCGTTGCTACGCGCGGAGTGCGGGGTGCTGGTGGCCGAAAATGAGATGAAGTGGCAGCATCTTAGACCCGCCCCGGGCAAGTTCGACTTCGCCGCTTTCGACCGGATCATGGCGTGGGCGACGGCGAACCGGATGGCGGTAAGGGGTCACAATCTGCTGTGGCAGCGCCGCAAATGGATGCCGGTCTGGCTCGAAAAATACGACTTCGGCGCGCGCCCGTCCCACGCCGCGGCCAAGATTATCACCGATCATATCACGACGGTGACACAGCGATACGGCAAACGGATCGCCAGTTACGACGTGGTGAACGAAGCGGTGACACCGGAAACCGGCGCGCTGGAAGCGACCACGCTGAGCCAGGCGATGGGCGGAACGGAAGCGTTGCTCGACCTCGCTTTCCGCACCGCGCACGCGCAGGCGCCGCACGCTGAGCTTGTCTACAACGACTATATGAGCTGGGAGCCGGGCAATGCCGCACACCGCGCGGGTGTGTTGCGGTTGCTGGAAGGCTTTCGGCGGCGCGGGGTGCCGGTCCATGCGCTGGGCGTCCAGTCGCATATCGTGACCGCCGGACCCGATACGAGCGGAAGCGCGCGCGCCTATGAGCGCGACTGGCGGCAGTTCCTCGATGCGGTGACCGGCATGGGATACCGGCTGTTGATCACCGAGCTGGACGTGCGCGACAACGGCCTGCCGGTGGACCCGACGGTGCGTGACCGCGGTGTCGCGGATTACGCGCGCCGCTATCTCGACGTCATGTTCTCCTATCCGCAGCTTCGCGACGTGGTCGCATGGGGGCTGTGCGACCGGTTCAGCTGGATCGGCCCGTTCGAGCCTCGCGCCGACAAGGCGGCGCGGCGGCCATGCCCCTATGATGCCGACTATCGCGCCAAGCCGCTGCGCGCGACGATTGCTCAGGCAATAGCGGCTGCGCCGGCGCGGGTGGCATGA
- a CDS encoding M20/M25/M40 family metallo-hydrolase, whose product MKREWVRLGFGAALLCATPLTALRAEPAAETQALDIAKRAIAFRSVAGPGNQTPQLAAYLKLVLVAGGITDVTVTPVDDTAYLIARWPGSDRAAKPLVISGHIDVVEAKPADWQRDPFTPVIENGYLYGRGATDMKLDAAVTIAALLQMKRQGYRPRRDIVLEFSGDEETRMKTSALIAEQLKNAELVINIDGGGGRLGEDGRPQFFTWNGAEKTYADFELTVTNPGGHSSAPRPENAINQLSAALVRIENYRFSPQVSDLTKKFFEEAAKQKTGALAAAMRAFAANPKDEQAIATLAADPAYVGQIGTTCVATMVSGGHALNALPQRATANINCRIFPGVKPADVMATLKQVAAEPKLTIRDVSEGSVPNDASPMRPDFVAAVSKAIAKTRPGVPVFPSMSAGASDSMWFRFHHVPSYGASPTFIKESDDFSHGLNERTPIDNIAPGIAYYQSLFTDLSR is encoded by the coding sequence ATGAAGCGTGAATGGGTTCGTCTTGGGTTTGGCGCCGCATTGCTGTGCGCCACGCCACTCACCGCCCTCCGTGCCGAGCCCGCCGCGGAGACGCAGGCGCTCGATATTGCCAAGCGCGCGATCGCGTTCCGCAGCGTCGCCGGCCCCGGCAACCAGACCCCGCAGCTCGCCGCCTATCTCAAATTGGTGCTGGTCGCGGGCGGAATCACCGATGTCACCGTCACCCCCGTCGACGATACCGCTTATCTGATCGCGCGTTGGCCGGGCAGCGATCGCGCGGCCAAGCCTTTGGTAATCTCCGGTCATATCGACGTCGTCGAGGCGAAGCCGGCCGACTGGCAGCGCGATCCATTTACCCCGGTGATCGAGAACGGCTATCTCTATGGCCGCGGCGCAACCGACATGAAGCTTGATGCTGCGGTCACGATCGCCGCGCTCTTGCAGATGAAGCGCCAAGGATATCGTCCGCGCCGCGACATCGTGCTCGAATTTTCCGGCGACGAGGAGACGCGCATGAAGACCAGCGCGCTGATCGCCGAGCAGCTCAAGAACGCCGAGCTGGTCATCAACATCGACGGCGGCGGTGGGCGGCTGGGCGAGGATGGGCGTCCGCAATTCTTCACCTGGAACGGCGCCGAGAAGACCTATGCCGATTTCGAGCTGACCGTCACCAACCCCGGTGGACACAGTTCGGCACCGCGTCCCGAAAACGCGATCAACCAATTGTCGGCCGCATTGGTGCGGATCGAGAATTACCGCTTTTCGCCGCAAGTGTCCGACCTAACGAAGAAATTCTTCGAGGAAGCAGCCAAACAGAAGACCGGCGCGCTCGCCGCCGCGATGCGCGCTTTCGCCGCCAATCCCAAGGATGAGCAGGCGATCGCCACGCTTGCCGCCGATCCCGCCTATGTCGGCCAGATCGGCACCACCTGCGTCGCGACGATGGTGAGTGGCGGCCACGCGCTGAACGCGCTGCCGCAGCGCGCAACGGCCAACATTAATTGTCGCATCTTCCCCGGCGTGAAACCGGCCGATGTGATGGCGACGCTCAAGCAGGTCGCCGCCGAGCCGAAGCTCACGATCCGCGACGTCAGCGAGGGCTCGGTCCCCAACGACGCGTCGCCGATGCGCCCCGATTTCGTCGCCGCGGTGAGCAAGGCGATCGCCAAGACCCGCCCCGGTGTGCCGGTGTTCCCCAGCATGTCGGCCGGCGCGAGCGACAGCATGTGGTTCCGCTTTCACCACGTGCCCAGCTACGGCGCGAGCCCGACGTTCATCAAGGAGTCGGATGATTTCAGCCACGGGCTGAACGAGCGCACCCCGATCGACAATATCGCACCCGGCATCGCTTACTATCAGTCGCTTTTCACCGACCTGTCGCGATAG
- a CDS encoding cell wall hydrolase, whose translation MLLIFVAAVLAIVAGLLDTRSFKVRSKPSRAMTMAEARASNAKVPIVARARVIAAPYRFRGGPAERAQAVDCLATAALYEVGDDPRGQRAVIQVILNRARAAGFPGTICGVVYQGFERTTGCQFSFTCDGSIERRTRHYGWSAARRVARRALAGRVFADVGRATHYHADWMVPYWRDTMTKVAKVDTHLFYVRR comes from the coding sequence TTGCTGCTGATCTTCGTGGCCGCAGTTTTGGCCATCGTGGCGGGGCTGTTGGATACGCGCTCCTTCAAGGTGAGATCGAAACCGTCGCGGGCGATGACGATGGCGGAGGCCCGCGCGTCCAATGCCAAGGTCCCGATCGTCGCGCGGGCACGCGTCATCGCCGCACCCTATCGCTTTCGCGGCGGACCGGCCGAACGGGCGCAGGCCGTCGACTGCCTCGCCACTGCCGCGCTGTACGAAGTGGGTGACGATCCTCGCGGGCAACGCGCCGTCATTCAGGTCATCCTCAACCGGGCGCGCGCGGCCGGCTTTCCGGGCACGATCTGCGGCGTCGTCTATCAGGGGTTCGAGCGAACGACCGGTTGCCAGTTCTCGTTCACCTGTGACGGATCGATCGAACGGCGCACGCGGCATTACGGCTGGTCGGCGGCGCGGCGCGTGGCGAGACGCGCGCTTGCGGGGCGAGTCTTCGCCGACGTCGGGCGCGCGACCCATTATCATGCCGACTGGATGGTGCCGTACTGGCGCGACACGATGACCAAGGTAGCAAAGGTCGACACCCACCTCTTCTACGTGCGTCGGTGA
- a CDS encoding prolyl oligopeptidase family serine peptidase, which yields MRARACLIAILFASAATAQMPAASYHRAPDPIAKALEMPPTPVVALSPDHRTLAILGRENLPTIANLSKPILRLGGYRIDPATNGQAEVRVQWLNRLSFKDIDSGRTVDVGLPAGLRFAAPRWSPDGSRLAFYAQEPEGLSLWIADREGNARSIAKGLNGTFGAPYVWMPDGKALVAYTIPADRGAAPVAATTPAGPVVQESSGRTSAARTYEDLLRNAYDEALFDHYFTGQLVRIGLDGAARPIGTPGLVTDFSVSPDGRYLLTERLKRPYSYLLPARFFPTEIAVSTIEGSPVRTLVDRPLADDLPVDFDATVKGPRDATWRSDTPATLVWAEALDGGNPRTKVAFHDKIMMQAAPFDAAPVELAQTPSRFAETMWGDDGFAMVVAREWRTRTEHRLAVAPSRPGQARTLLTFNYQDQYGDPGEPLMDENDAGKPVMRFTPAHDAIYVTGEGATKEGAFPFLATLPLAGGKQTRIWNAKAPYYEPVVAMLDDRGDRILTRRESAALAPNYVVRRIKGDRAKPITAFPDPSPVFAGVTRRTITYKRADGVPLSGTLYLPAGYDARRDGPLPTLLWAYPSEYTDAKVAGQTVDQGNRFTRPRGISHLFLLTQGYAILDDPAMPIIGEGDAEANDTYVKQLRDDAQAAVDAVVKLGVGDRTRMAVGGHSYGAFMTANLLAHTDLFRAGIARSGAYNRTLTPFGFQAEQRTYWQATPTYTEMSPFTYADRIKAPILLIHGAADDNSGTFPIQSERMYAALKGNGATVRYVVLPNEPHGYRALESTGETLWQMTDWLDRYVKPATSATTPPVSK from the coding sequence ATGCGCGCGCGTGCCTGCCTGATCGCCATCCTCTTCGCCTCCGCTGCAACCGCGCAGATGCCTGCCGCCAGTTACCATCGCGCGCCGGATCCCATCGCGAAGGCGCTCGAGATGCCGCCGACGCCGGTGGTTGCGCTCAGCCCTGACCATCGAACCCTCGCGATCCTCGGACGCGAAAACCTGCCCACGATCGCCAATCTGTCCAAGCCGATCCTCCGGCTCGGCGGCTACCGTATCGACCCCGCCACCAACGGCCAGGCCGAGGTACGTGTCCAATGGCTCAATCGCCTGAGCTTCAAGGACATCGACAGCGGCCGCACCGTCGACGTCGGGCTTCCGGCCGGACTGCGCTTCGCCGCGCCGCGCTGGTCCCCCGATGGCAGTCGCCTCGCCTTCTACGCGCAGGAGCCGGAAGGACTGTCGCTGTGGATCGCCGATCGCGAGGGCAATGCCCGTTCGATCGCGAAGGGATTGAACGGGACGTTCGGCGCACCGTACGTGTGGATGCCGGACGGCAAGGCGCTCGTCGCCTATACGATCCCCGCCGACCGCGGCGCGGCGCCTGTCGCTGCCACGACGCCCGCCGGGCCGGTCGTGCAGGAGAGCAGCGGGCGCACGTCGGCCGCGCGCACCTATGAGGATCTGCTTCGTAACGCCTATGACGAGGCGCTGTTCGACCATTATTTCACCGGACAGCTGGTTCGTATCGGGCTCGACGGCGCGGCCAGACCGATCGGCACGCCCGGCCTTGTGACCGACTTCAGTGTCTCGCCCGACGGTCGTTACCTGCTGACCGAGCGGTTGAAGCGTCCATATTCCTATCTGCTGCCCGCGCGCTTCTTCCCGACCGAGATCGCAGTGTCGACGATTGAGGGAAGCCCGGTCAGGACGCTGGTCGACCGTCCGCTCGCGGACGACCTGCCCGTCGACTTCGACGCGACCGTCAAGGGGCCGCGCGACGCGACGTGGCGGTCGGATACGCCGGCGACGCTTGTCTGGGCAGAGGCGCTCGATGGCGGCAATCCGCGCACGAAGGTCGCCTTTCATGACAAAATCATGATGCAGGCGGCGCCATTCGATGCGGCGCCCGTCGAACTGGCGCAAACGCCGTCACGCTTTGCCGAGACGATGTGGGGCGACGACGGGTTCGCGATGGTCGTCGCGCGCGAATGGCGCACGCGAACCGAACATCGACTGGCGGTCGCCCCCTCACGCCCTGGGCAGGCGCGCACGTTGCTGACGTTCAATTACCAGGATCAATATGGCGATCCGGGCGAGCCGCTGATGGACGAAAACGACGCGGGCAAGCCGGTGATGCGCTTCACGCCCGCGCACGACGCCATCTATGTCACCGGTGAGGGCGCCACCAAGGAAGGCGCGTTCCCGTTCCTCGCCACCCTGCCGCTTGCCGGTGGCAAGCAGACAAGGATCTGGAACGCTAAGGCCCCCTATTACGAGCCGGTCGTCGCAATGCTCGATGACCGCGGGGATCGCATCCTGACGCGGCGGGAAAGCGCGGCGCTCGCCCCCAATTACGTGGTCCGTCGCATCAAGGGCGACCGCGCCAAGCCTATCACCGCGTTCCCGGATCCAAGCCCGGTGTTCGCCGGCGTCACGCGGCGTACGATCACCTACAAGCGCGCGGACGGCGTTCCGCTGTCCGGCACGCTCTATCTTCCGGCCGGGTACGACGCGCGGCGCGACGGGCCGCTGCCGACGCTGCTATGGGCCTATCCGTCGGAATATACCGATGCGAAGGTCGCCGGGCAGACGGTCGATCAAGGAAATCGCTTCACCCGCCCGCGTGGCATCAGCCATCTGTTCCTGCTGACCCAGGGCTATGCGATCCTCGACGATCCGGCGATGCCGATCATCGGCGAGGGCGATGCCGAGGCCAACGATACCTATGTCAAGCAATTGCGCGACGATGCGCAGGCGGCGGTCGACGCGGTGGTGAAGCTTGGCGTCGGCGACCGAACGCGCATGGCGGTCGGCGGGCACAGCTACGGTGCGTTCATGACCGCGAACCTGCTGGCCCACACCGACCTGTTCCGCGCCGGCATCGCGCGCTCGGGCGCGTATAACCGCACGCTGACCCCGTTCGGCTTCCAGGCCGAGCAGCGGACCTATTGGCAGGCAACCCCGACTTATACCGAGATGAGCCCCTTCACCTATGCCGACCGGATCAAGGCGCCGATCCTGCTCATCCATGGCGCCGCCGACGACAATAGCGGGACGTTTCCGATCCAGTCCGAACGCATGTATGCTGCGCTCAAGGGAAATGGCGCGACGGTCCGTTATGTCGTCCTGCCCAATGAACCGCATGGCTACCGCGCGCTGGAATCGACCGGGGAAACCTTGTGGCAGATGACCGACTGGCTGGACCGCTACGTCAAGCCTGCGACTTCGGCGACGACGCCACCCGTCAGCAAATAG
- a CDS encoding ANTAR domain-containing protein, with the protein MRIVIIDDTGLRATVLEEGLREAGYDDIHVVPPRGAFVARLERMAPDIVLMDLGDPSRDTLEEMLVVSRALARPIAMFVDRSDETMIGAAIDAGVSAYVVDGLRKERVKPIIDLAIRRFNAFARMQAALDEATTALADRKTIDKAKSILMTSRNLTEPDAYALLRSTAMNQNRRIVDVAEALITAAGLLGGDA; encoded by the coding sequence CTGCGCATCGTAATCATCGACGATACCGGCCTTCGCGCGACCGTGCTCGAAGAGGGGCTGCGCGAGGCGGGCTATGACGACATCCATGTCGTGCCGCCGCGTGGTGCCTTCGTCGCGCGTCTGGAACGCATGGCCCCGGACATCGTACTGATGGACCTGGGCGATCCCAGCCGCGACACGCTCGAGGAAATGCTGGTCGTCAGCCGCGCGCTCGCCCGGCCGATCGCAATGTTCGTCGACCGGTCGGACGAGACGATGATCGGCGCGGCGATCGATGCCGGCGTGTCGGCCTATGTTGTCGACGGGCTGCGCAAGGAGCGGGTCAAACCGATCATCGATCTGGCCATCCGCCGCTTCAACGCCTTCGCGCGGATGCAGGCGGCGCTCGACGAGGCGACCACCGCGCTCGCCGACCGCAAGACCATCGACAAGGCGAAAAGCATCCTGATGACCAGCCGCAATCTGACGGAGCCCGATGCCTATGCGCTGCTACGCTCGACCGCGATGAACCAGAACCGGCGGATCGTCGACGTGGCCGAGGCGCTGATCACCGCCGCCGGGCTGCTGGGGGGTGACGCTTGA
- a CDS encoding CmpA/NrtA family ABC transporter substrate-binding protein — protein sequence MTPLAIAFLPLTDSAVLVSAREKGFAAERGIDLTLVRTTSWATVRDRLVFGQVQAAHMLAPLAIAVTLGLSQHPAPIAAPFKLNINGNMLVMASGFAAALDPDVIRRTADPIGSAHDFAAAIGLYHRKPVIGVVHRFSSHALMLRYWLGYAGIDADRDVTLRVLPPSLMAEALRTGEIDGFIAGEPYGSIAIADGLAEAVALGPCIWQRGVEKVLAMRRDWMEANADTVDRLLQALTAAAGWCDDPSNREELAELLARDEYVGQPAAALLPALSGRLTLRADQSAIDVPDALLFHREAAGFPWRSQALWIYSQLVRWKMVAATPDHERQAAEVFRSDIYRRALVDMGEPMPGASLKLEGAVTQPMPVGAHRGALTLGPDRFFDGAVFDPADVAGYLRSYRIGSDHG from the coding sequence TTGACCCCGCTGGCGATCGCCTTCCTGCCGTTGACCGACAGCGCGGTGCTGGTCAGCGCGCGCGAAAAGGGTTTCGCCGCCGAACGCGGGATCGATTTGACCCTGGTGCGCACCACATCATGGGCGACGGTGCGTGATCGGTTGGTGTTCGGGCAGGTGCAGGCCGCGCACATGCTGGCGCCGCTTGCGATCGCGGTGACGCTGGGGCTCAGTCAGCATCCCGCGCCGATCGCCGCGCCGTTCAAGCTCAACATCAACGGCAACATGCTGGTGATGGCCAGCGGCTTCGCCGCCGCGCTCGACCCCGACGTGATCCGGCGCACCGCCGATCCGATCGGCAGCGCGCACGATTTCGCCGCCGCGATCGGGCTGTACCATCGCAAGCCGGTGATCGGCGTGGTCCATCGTTTCTCCAGCCATGCGCTGATGCTGCGCTACTGGCTTGGCTATGCCGGGATCGACGCGGATCGCGACGTGACACTGCGCGTGCTGCCCCCGTCGCTGATGGCGGAGGCGCTGCGCACCGGGGAGATCGACGGCTTCATCGCGGGCGAACCCTATGGCAGCATCGCGATCGCCGACGGCCTTGCCGAAGCGGTGGCGCTCGGCCCGTGCATCTGGCAGCGCGGGGTTGAAAAGGTGCTGGCGATGCGCCGCGACTGGATGGAGGCGAATGCCGACACCGTCGACCGGCTGCTTCAGGCGCTCACCGCCGCGGCCGGCTGGTGCGACGATCCCTCGAACCGCGAGGAGCTGGCCGAACTGCTCGCCCGCGACGAGTATGTCGGGCAGCCGGCCGCGGCGCTGCTGCCCGCGCTGTCGGGTCGGCTGACGCTGCGCGCCGATCAGAGCGCGATTGATGTACCCGACGCGCTGCTGTTCCACCGCGAGGCGGCGGGCTTTCCGTGGCGAAGCCAGGCGCTGTGGATCTATTCGCAACTGGTCCGCTGGAAGATGGTCGCCGCCACGCCGGATCACGAGCGACAGGCCGCCGAGGTGTTCCGTTCCGACATCTATCGCCGCGCGCTGGTCGACATGGGCGAACCGATGCCGGGCGCCAGCCTGAAGCTGGAAGGTGCGGTGACGCAGCCGATGCCGGTCGGCGCGCATCGCGGCGCGCTGACGCTCGGTCCGGATCGCTTCTTCGACGGGGCGGTGTTCGATCCGGCCGACGTCGCCGGCTATTTGCGCAGCTATCGCATCGGTAGCGACCACGGCTGA
- a CDS encoding NarK/NasA family nitrate transporter — translation MATAYWEDDPAKPATGFWASGHTPTLIAAFLYFDLAFMVWVLLGPLAPDIAKTLALTPAQKGFMVATPTLAGAILRVVNGLLVDRIGPKRAGAISQIIVIAGLLSAWALGVNSFGGTVALGVILGFAGASFAIALPLASRWYPPEHQGKAMGLAGMGNSGTVLAALFAPTLAKLFGWNAVLGLACVPLFLVLIAYLVMAKDAPGRPAPKSLTEYLQPLRQADSWWLMGFYAVTFGGFVGLAASLPIYFTERFGLTTVTAGYCTAGCVFAGSLVRPMGGALADAIGGVKALTGVFVVAALALAGVSIAPTLPVALLFFVVAMLALGTGNGSVFQLVPQRFAAEIGVMTGLVGMAGGVGGFYLASSLGLAKQWTGSFAPGFLIFAALALVALAGLTLVKARWRRTWGAAAGVRI, via the coding sequence ATGGCCACCGCATATTGGGAAGACGATCCCGCCAAGCCCGCCACCGGCTTCTGGGCGAGCGGGCACACGCCGACGCTGATCGCCGCCTTCCTGTATTTCGACCTCGCCTTCATGGTGTGGGTGCTGCTCGGGCCGCTGGCGCCCGACATCGCTAAGACGCTGGCGCTGACCCCGGCGCAGAAGGGGTTCATGGTCGCCACCCCGACGCTCGCGGGCGCGATACTGCGCGTCGTCAACGGCCTGCTGGTTGACAGGATCGGGCCGAAGCGGGCGGGTGCGATCAGCCAGATCATCGTCATCGCCGGGCTGCTGTCCGCCTGGGCGCTGGGCGTGAACAGCTTCGGCGGAACGGTGGCGCTGGGCGTGATCCTCGGCTTCGCCGGGGCTAGCTTCGCGATCGCGCTGCCGCTCGCCAGCCGCTGGTATCCGCCCGAGCATCAGGGCAAGGCGATGGGCTTGGCCGGCATGGGCAATTCGGGCACGGTGCTCGCTGCGCTGTTCGCGCCGACACTGGCCAAGCTGTTCGGCTGGAATGCGGTGCTCGGGCTCGCCTGCGTGCCGCTCTTCCTCGTCCTGATCGCCTATCTCGTAATGGCGAAGGATGCGCCGGGGCGACCGGCACCGAAAAGCCTGACCGAATATCTCCAGCCGTTGCGGCAAGCCGATTCGTGGTGGTTGATGGGCTTCTACGCCGTCACCTTCGGCGGCTTCGTCGGGCTCGCGGCAAGCCTGCCGATCTATTTCACCGAACGCTTCGGGCTAACGACGGTCACCGCAGGTTATTGCACCGCCGGCTGCGTCTTCGCAGGCTCGCTGGTGCGCCCGATGGGCGGCGCGCTCGCCGACGCGATCGGCGGGGTCAAGGCGTTGACCGGTGTGTTCGTCGTCGCGGCGCTGGCACTGGCCGGCGTCAGCATCGCGCCGACGCTGCCGGTGGCGCTGCTGTTCTTCGTCGTCGCGATGCTGGCACTGGGCACCGGCAATGGTTCGGTCTTCCAGCTCGTGCCGCAGCGCTTCGCCGCGGAGATCGGCGTGATGACCGGGCTGGTCGGCATGGCCGGCGGCGTCGGCGGCTTTTATCTCGCTTCATCGCTTGGCCTCGCCAAGCAATGGACGGGCAGCTTCGCGCCCGGCTTCCTGATCTTCGCCGCGCTGGCCCTGGTCGCACTCGCCGGGCTCACGCTGGTCAAGGCGAGGTGGCGGCGGACATGGGGCGCCGCCGCGGGCGTCCGGATCTGA